TGATTCTAGTTATAGCGATTTGGTGTAAAGCAAAAATACTTTACATTTTTCTTTTTATTTATAAATATTATATTAAAATATATATGCAATTTGCTTGATGTCTAGCACTTGCGCTTGACAGTAATTGTCCAACAAATAAATAGATTTGTATAGAAATAAGGAGAAATCTTATGGTAAAAATTAGATTAAAAAGAACCGGATCTAAATTTAACGCACAATACAAAATTGTTGCTGCAGATGCGCGTTCACCACGTGATGGTAGATTTATTGAAGCATTAGGTCAATACAACCCACACACAAAAGAATTCTTTGTTAAAGAAGAATTAGTGCAAAAATGAGTAGATAATGGTGCTCAATTAACACAAGTAGTTCACGACTTATTCAGAAAACACGGCTTAAATGAAAAACTTGCTAAAAATTCAAAACACCAAGCTAAATAATGAAAATTAATTTTTTGACTCTTTTTCCAAATTATTTCAAACCCTTTGTTGAGGAATCAATAATCTCCAAAGCAATTGCAAAAGGATTAATTGATATTGAAATAATTGACTTTAGACTATTCAGCAAGGACAAGCATCATAAAGTTGATGACGAAATTTATGGTGGCGGCCATGGATTATTATTACAAGTTGAACCAATTGATTTAGCTTTAGATTCTCTCAAACAAAGAGGTGGTTATAAAATTTTGGTTACTCCTCAGGGGAAAAAATTTGACCAATCTATTGCTAATAGACTCTCAAATGAGAAAGAAATAACTTTTATTTCTGGACGTTATGAAGGATTTGATGAAAGAATCGTCGAATTGGTTGATGAAGAAATTTCAATCGGGGATTATGTCTTGACTGGAGGAGAATTACCTTCTATGGTTATGGCTGATTCAATAATTAGACTTGTGCCCGGGGTCATCAAAGAAGAATCACATCAATTTGATTCATTTCAAAATGATGGATTATTAGATTATCCTCAATATACTCGTCCACGCGAATATAAGGGAATGAAAGTACCTGAAGTATTATTCAATGGCAACCACGCTGAAATTGAAAAGTGAAAAAAAGAAGCTCAATATGACAAAACATTAAAAAATAGACCCGATATTATCGAAAGGATTAATAATGAGAAGTAAATTAATTGAATTAGTAGAACAAAGCCAATTACGTAAAGATCACCCAGATTTTCGTGTTGGTGATAATGTTAAAGTATATGTTCGTATCCGTGAAGGAGAAAAAGAACGTATCCAAATTTTTGAAGGTTTAGTAATTAGCAAAACTGAATCAGGAACTCGTGAAAACTTTACTGTTAGAAAAATATCATTTGGTATTGGGGTTGACAGAACATTCCCATTACATTCACCATTTGTTGCACAAATTGAAGTTGTACGCTCAAACAAAGTTCGTCGTGCTAAATTAAACTACATTCGTCAAAGAAGTGGTAAATCAGCAAGACTTAAAGAAATTAAACGTAACAAATAATAACAATTATAACAACCATTTCGGTTGTTTTTTTATATAAAAAATAACCATTTTTTGGATGGCTATTTTTTACTAATGTGTCTTTTTTTATGTATTTTAAGGTAAATGTTGTTAGTATATTTAATTCGGTATACTGCTATTCAAAATAAACTAAATACAACTGGTATAATTGCGCCCAATACAAACATTAAAATGTCTAATATTATGATTAATAGAACATTTCCACCTTTGTAAAATAGAGGGTTCACAAAATCAAGGAAACTATAAATAACTACACCTTTATTATTTTGATAAACATTGTAATTTGCAAAATAAACTATGAATGCGAATAAGAAATATGCAAGAACTATACCTATCAATATACCAATAGTTTTGTTATTTACTGTAACTTCTTTTCTAACTAAATACAGAGCAACAAATCCCAATATTGGGTTAATAGCATGTGTAATTAATGAGCGAATTGCACCGTAAGGTTCAGTTCATGTTTTAGGGTTTCAAGAGATTAATGCTCAATAAATTACAAATGTCACTGTAATTAAAACTATTGACATAAAGAAAGATTTTTTGAATTTATGACTAGCTTTAAAATGGGGAAACATTAGCAACGTTATTCCTAAAAAGAAATTTGTTAGATAAGTAAAATAGAAAAAGGCATATACGTTTTTAAAAACTATTGAAATTACCGGTGTTCCATTATAACTATCTTGACTGCTGGTATAAGTGAACGCATCTGCTATCGCAAAAGCCAATGACGTAATTAATACAATTAAGCCGAATATTAAAAACAGTTTATTTAATTTATTTTTGTATAAGCAACTCTGTGAGCTTGTTTTATTATTGTTTTTCTTCATAATTGCATTATATAAATAAACATTAAATTAAGAAATATTTATTTGCGTCTTAATAAACTATCAAAAACCCATAATTTGTTTTTCATTGAAAGCTGCAAAATAAGGCATTTTTTCTTCTAACACTAAAATGTAACTCATTTCGTTTCAATTAAGGTCATTAAATAAACAAAATTTGTAAATGTTTGAACTTGTTATCAATCATTCGGTTGGACGATCATAGTAAAAAATATTTACCAAGTCAAGTTGGCTTATTCATAGTGATTTTCTCGCTTTTAATCGCAACAACAGAGATTTAGTATTATCTCCTCAATATAACAATCTTTGATAAGTTTTTTTGTCTATTTTTTTTATGATTTTTTCACTAGAAGTGCCAATAATTATGTGAATAGAAATTTTAATATCTTCATATTCGAAATATGGCAATAAAGATTTATTCTTACTTTTATAGTTTGTAAATTTAAATGATTCTGGTTTTTTTGAGAAAAGTTCTAAAAAATCATTTCAATACACACATATTGAAAAGAAATCCTCTGTATTCGTGCCTTGTTTATACGCTTGATAAGCTGCTGGACTAAGCGATCATTTAATATGTTCTTCATTCAATATGGTAATTAACTGGTATATTGCGTTTTTTCTTTCAATTTTCATACAAATATTATAAATCATAACCGTTAAAAGCATATTATGTCTATTAATATTAAGTTTAGTATATAATATTTAAATCTTAATAAGGATTTGAAAGGAAATAATATATGGGAAAGAAAAAAGAAACCTTTTTTGAACGTTTGACTAGAAAAAACGCTCAACAAGAGGAAAATGCTAATCCAAAAACAAGAAAAACTAGAAACTGAAAATTTTGAGTTATTTCTTCAGTTCTTGTTGCATCTGTTGTTGCGGGTATTACTATTCCTCTTGCAGCTAATAGTTTGATTAAAAATTATAATGATGCAATTTCTGATGATACTGAAATTCTTTCTTTTGATGTTGAAGGACAAAAAGATAAATCGATTAAATTCAATATGTCTTCACTTAAAAGCGAAAACAGTTTAGAAAATGCCCAAAACCCTAAAACAGTTCTTGAACAAGCATTTAAACAAGCTATTTTTTATTTATATAACGAAGAAGTTAAAGCTTCTAAAGAATATCAAAGATTGTGAAATTCATCGCGTAGCGAAGATGACAAAGAGAGAAACGATATTGCGTTGAAGGATATCGATTCATTAAAACAAAAACATGAAAACTTATTATTAGATTACAAAGCACAATTTGTAAAGTCTTTTGGATACTCAAAATGAGAGGCCGCCTTCAATGATTTTCTAATTAAAAATTACAACGGAGCCAAAACAATTGAAGAGGCAGTAGATCTTAAAGTTTATTCAGAAATTCAACACGACGCCCTACGCCGTTTCAGACTTAACTCACAGTTTAATATTAAAGATATTGATAGAGTTGCAACAAACGACATTTATAAAATTGATGATTCAGGAAAACTAACTAATGAGATTCTATTCAAAAAAGGTGAAAGAGTATTTCCATTTTTCCAAAAAGATATCAACTATTTTGAAATAAAAGATATTAAAGAAAAAATGACTTTTATGACCGATAGTTTTGTCGTGGCAGTCAATAATGATCCGAAAGTCTACAATTATGAATACAAAAATGCCGAGAAATTTATCACTCATTTTTTAAGAAATAATAATCCATTCTTGGTTTCTCAATTTACATTCCCTGGGGTAGCTCCTGATAAAAAAGAAGCAGATAAAGAAACAAAATGAACAATTGATAAGAAAACATTCAAAAAGATGATGTTTTACTGACCTGCAGCAGAACAAAAACCTTTTGATGGAGCAATTTCTTTTGAGAAAATTAATTCAGGATTTAAAAGCTACGATGAATACGTAAAAATAACCGAATCTGATAAAACAAACGAATTAAATAAAAAAATCGTTGAATTTAGTACTGTATTAAGCCATCTTTCATCTGATGACGAAGAAATTAAAAAGAATTGAGGTTCATCGGGACTTACTTCTATTACAGAATTGTTTAAAAAAGGCGGAGATGATACTCTTAAAGCATTCTCAACACTTGATAATTTACTATATGATAATGGACAAATTCCAGAAGTTGATTTATTTGGTACCTTGACAACTATTAGAAATAATATTATTAAGGAATTCAAAATTGCCAATCCAATTAATGATATAAAATCAGCAACTGACAGACAAGTAGCTCAAAATTTAATTGGTCAATTTAACGAAGAAATTAAGAAAGTATTTGATGAAGCAAGTGACGTTAAAAAAACTGGATTAACTACTGATAAATTTAATGATTTAGTGGTTAAACCGATAACAGAATTATTTGAAAAAGACGGAAAAATTAGCACAGTTTACAAGCTAAAGGGCGACAATAATACTCGTGTTATTCTTTCATCTAAAGGTATTACCTTACTTAAAATGAAAAATATTGACGAATTTAAAACACAAGATTTAAATTCACAAGAATTAGTAATTAAAGATATGATTAAGAAAGATTTCTATCTTTCCAATAAATACAAAAACAGTATTAATGGAAAAAAATACAATGCCTTAAGTTTAATTAATAATTCAATGGCTTCACCAGATATTGTTTTAGGTCAAATGCTAAATAATGCTGATTTTGTAAATTATCTAAAACAACAAAATAACATATATGCAATTGATGAAAATGGCAATTTATTAGAAAATGTTAAATACTCGGACAAAGATATTAATGAGATTAAAGAAATGAATGATAATATTGCTATTTCATTCAAAGCTAGAGAATCATTAGAATTAACAAAAGCCGTTGATAAATGGATGAAGGACAGAGCAACAGCAAATTACGACGATTTATTCGAATTGAAAAATGATAAAGTGTACTTCAAAAAGAATAATTCAAATTACGAAAAAGACGCAAATTCAATAGTTTACGATGAATTATTGAAATTGAGAAAGGTTAAATAAGGTGATTAAAATGAAAAAAATTAATTTATTATTAGCTTCACCAGCTTTAGCCCTTCCGGTTGCTGTAGTTTCTTGTGGACAAAATATTGATACAACAGCAAAATTAAAACAAATAGAAGAAATCAAAAAAACAGCTCCTGAAATGTTGAAGAAAATATTCACTCACTCGACATTACTTTCTCTTTATGATGTTAAAGTTGATGATTCGTCTAAATTTGAAGAAATTTACAAAAACACTTTTAACGATGAGAACACCACTTTATTTAAAGACTCATGAAAAGCATTTCAGTTATATTCGAAAAATAAATTAGATGCAAACCCTTATTATTTTGCTGAAAAATTAAATGAATGAGTTGGCGATAAAACGCTAAAAAATGATGAAATACAAACCCTTTCTGAATTCAAACCAGGGGATTTAGTACCACTAAACAAATTTAAGATTTTGTGACTAAATGAAAAAACTGGAATCAGAGATGATTTAGAAAAAATGTTAATTGTTAACAAATACTTCCATATTAGCGATAAAGACAATTTAAAGAAAATTGACTCTAACTTTAAATATGATAAAGACTTAAAATTCGAATTAAATAATTATTTACTTTCTAAATATGCAGTTGATAAGCAATATGCTCAAATTTGAACTAAAGACATCAATGCAACAAATGACGCTGACGATTTCTTCACTAACAAAAAAATAGCCACTGCTATTGATGGTGTTGATTCCTTTAATACATTCTGAAAAGAAACTGACACAAAAAAACAGCTTAATAGTGAAATTGAATTTGTGACAGGCCACGAGATTGATAAAAAACTATATGGGTACTCAGGATTCAAACAACAAACTAATCAATATTCATTAAAGTGAAGTTTTGATAGTTTGAAATCAAAACAACAAAAAGATTTATATGGTTTTTATGATGTTGTTAATGATCGTTTAGTCAATGCTGAAATTGAATCTAATTTTGCATATAGTCCATATAAAAAAGAATCTACGGATGATAAAAAACCAGTTTTAGTTTATGTGAATCAAATCGCTCCGATTGGTGCGGCAAACGAAACTGAACTTCCTAATACCGAAGCGGATGCAGATTCAAAAGATAAGAATAAAATGACAAAGGTTAAGTTACTTTCTTTTGAACAAACAATGTACAAGGATAAGTTAGATGTTTTAGCATATATTTTCTTCTTAAATGATTCTGAATTATTTGACAAGGCAATTAATAGCTTTGCAAAAATGGGCTACAAAATTAAAATTAACAAAACTAGTGATGCTTTAAGAGAAATAGCAAAAGATATGCCGTTTGTGGAGTTAATATAATGGATAATATTTTTTTAGATATCATTGAAGGCAAGCTTGACGCTAAATTCTTATACAAAGATGAAAAGTGTGTTGCATTCTATGATAAATTCCCAGTTAATGAGGGACATTTCTTGGTTGTTCCTAGAATCAAATCTAAAAATATTACTGAGACAGATGATTTAACAGCGGCACATTTAATTAATGTTGCTCGCAAATTGGGAAAACAAGAAGTTCTTGATAAAGGCATTAGCGGTTTTAAAATTGTTATTAACACTGGTGCTTCAGCGGAACAATCAATTTTTCACACCCATGTTCACGTCATTCCTTATAAGTAAATAATAAAAAGCTGAATCTTAATTCGGCTTTTTATTTTCTCTGTTTTGATTATTATTCAGTACTTTTGGCAAAAATACAGACTGTCAAATTATTTATTGTTTTTTGCTTTTTCCTTCTCACCTTTTATGTGACATTGACGACAGCGAGCCTCGTATTCTGAATCTCCCAAAACATTTAAATCTTGGTTTGAAATCTTTCTAAATGAAAACCCAGCAGGTCTTTTGCAAACTACACATACTGCTTTTAATTTGCTTACTTCGTCAGCAATAGCAATGATATGAGGTGTTATTCCGAATGGTTTTCTTAAAAAATCTAAATCCAAACCAGAAACCAATACGTTAACATCTCTGGATAAAAGATATTCAATAACTTCTGGCAAATTTTCATCAAAAAAATTCATTTCGTCAATTGCAACTGCTCTATATTCTGGACTTCAAATTTCTAAAATTTCTTTAGAATTCTTAACATTTTGTGACTTTAATTTTGCTCCAGTTCTACTTACTAGTTCGCTATCGCTAAACCTCGAATCAAATGATGGTTTTATTACCAAAGTGTTAACTTCGGCTCATTTAAGTGTATTAACTCTTTTAAGTAATTCTTCTGTTTTTCCTGAAAACATTGGTCCTGTTATGACCTCTAATCAACCCTTTATATTTCCTCTATTCATAGTTCATCTATTATATGAAATGATTAACAAGATTTAACAAAATATTTTTTTATATTTAAAAGATTGACTTTATTAAATTATTATATGAAAACATTTACGTTTTTCTTATTTATTAATTTCTATGTACTAAAATTAAATAAATAGACATTTTAGGAGGTCAAGTGCAACAATTTTTAAATATTATTACTTCACAAAGTATATATGGAGCTGTTTTTGCGACCTTAGTATTTGTTGGTGTTGGTTTTGCATGTTCTAAAATCGGCTTAATCAGTTCTGAAATGAATATGAAACTTTCATTAACTACCATTAATTATTTTTTACCTGTGCTATGTTTTGGCGCTTTTATGAAAAATGCTGAGTTTTCAAACATATCTACAATTTTAAAAGTTTTAATTACTGCTTTTGGATTCTATATTTTATTTGCTATATACGCAAAATTAGTCATAAATTATTGACCTAAATTGATTAGCAATAGAATCCAAAAGAAAGCAATTTTAGCTTGAGAAAAAGCTAATAAACCCGGTGAATATAGTGCTTATAAACAGGCTTATATAAGAAGTTATCAAGAAAGATTATTAGCGATCGAAATGATAATCGCTTATGGTTCATTACAATACTTTGCATTCCCATTAATTAAGAGTTTATCTGAAACAGGTGTTGGTCAAAGTCCTATTTTTGAAGAATTTGCTATTGCATTATTACAAATTTGAAATATTCCCTTTTTAATCGGCGTATCTACCCACATGCGTATGACTTACGCCGGTATTAAAGTAAACAGAAAAGAACTCAAATCCTTAGGCAAAGCTTTATTGCACCCTATGTTAATTACGTTATATATCTCTTTAATTTGTTACTTATTACAATTTGCCTTTCGAACACAATTCATCGATCCTAACGCAACTCTTGATAAAAGTTTGAATATTTCGAATTATGGTTATTATCAATATGTTTACAATCCAGAGATTCATAAATCAATACCACAAGAATATTTACACCATTTTTGAGCCGCGTTTCCAAAGCAATTACCAATGTTTGGAATGACTATTGCGATGGGCGTTAGTATTGTATCTCCAATAGCGTGGATTAATATAGGTGCATCCTTACATCGTTCAAACGTTAAATC
This genomic interval from Mycoplasma miroungigenitalium contains the following:
- the rpsP gene encoding 30S ribosomal protein S16, whose protein sequence is MVKIRLKRTGSKFNAQYKIVAADARSPRDGRFIEALGQYNPHTKEFFVKEELVQKWVDNGAQLTQVVHDLFRKHGLNEKLAKNSKHQAK
- the trmD gene encoding tRNA (guanosine(37)-N1)-methyltransferase TrmD; translated protein: MKINFLTLFPNYFKPFVEESIISKAIAKGLIDIEIIDFRLFSKDKHHKVDDEIYGGGHGLLLQVEPIDLALDSLKQRGGYKILVTPQGKKFDQSIANRLSNEKEITFISGRYEGFDERIVELVDEEISIGDYVLTGGELPSMVMADSIIRLVPGVIKEESHQFDSFQNDGLLDYPQYTRPREYKGMKVPEVLFNGNHAEIEKWKKEAQYDKTLKNRPDIIERINNEK
- the rplS gene encoding 50S ribosomal protein L19, with amino-acid sequence MRSKLIELVEQSQLRKDHPDFRVGDNVKVYVRIREGEKERIQIFEGLVISKTESGTRENFTVRKISFGIGVDRTFPLHSPFVAQIEVVRSNKVRRAKLNYIRQRSGKSARLKEIKRNK
- a CDS encoding MAGa3780 family membrane protein — encoded protein: MKKNNNKTSSQSCLYKNKLNKLFLIFGLIVLITSLAFAIADAFTYTSSQDSYNGTPVISIVFKNVYAFFYFTYLTNFFLGITLLMFPHFKASHKFKKSFFMSIVLITVTFVIYWALISWNPKTWTEPYGAIRSLITHAINPILGFVALYLVRKEVTVNNKTIGILIGIVLAYFLFAFIVYFANYNVYQNNKGVVIYSFLDFVNPLFYKGGNVLLIIILDILMFVLGAIIPVVFSLFWIAVYRIKYTNNIYLKIHKKRHISKK
- a CDS encoding HinT-interacting membrane complex protein P80; this translates as MGKKKETFFERLTRKNAQQEENANPKTRKTRNWKFWVISSVLVASVVAGITIPLAANSLIKNYNDAISDDTEILSFDVEGQKDKSIKFNMSSLKSENSLENAQNPKTVLEQAFKQAIFYLYNEEVKASKEYQRLWNSSRSEDDKERNDIALKDIDSLKQKHENLLLDYKAQFVKSFGYSKWEAAFNDFLIKNYNGAKTIEEAVDLKVYSEIQHDALRRFRLNSQFNIKDIDRVATNDIYKIDDSGKLTNEILFKKGERVFPFFQKDINYFEIKDIKEKMTFMTDSFVVAVNNDPKVYNYEYKNAEKFITHFLRNNNPFLVSQFTFPGVAPDKKEADKETKWTIDKKTFKKMMFYWPAAEQKPFDGAISFEKINSGFKSYDEYVKITESDKTNELNKKIVEFSTVLSHLSSDDEEIKKNWGSSGLTSITELFKKGGDDTLKAFSTLDNLLYDNGQIPEVDLFGTLTTIRNNIIKEFKIANPINDIKSATDRQVAQNLIGQFNEEIKKVFDEASDVKKTGLTTDKFNDLVVKPITELFEKDGKISTVYKLKGDNNTRVILSSKGITLLKMKNIDEFKTQDLNSQELVIKDMIKKDFYLSNKYKNSINGKKYNALSLINNSMASPDIVLGQMLNNADFVNYLKQQNNIYAIDENGNLLENVKYSDKDINEIKEMNDNIAISFKARESLELTKAVDKWMKDRATANYDDLFELKNDKVYFKKNNSNYEKDANSIVYDELLKLRKVK
- a CDS encoding HinT-interacting membrane complex lipoprotein P60, which codes for MKKINLLLASPALALPVAVVSCGQNIDTTAKLKQIEEIKKTAPEMLKKIFTHSTLLSLYDVKVDDSSKFEEIYKNTFNDENTTLFKDSWKAFQLYSKNKLDANPYYFAEKLNEWVGDKTLKNDEIQTLSEFKPGDLVPLNKFKILWLNEKTGIRDDLEKMLIVNKYFHISDKDNLKKIDSNFKYDKDLKFELNNYLLSKYAVDKQYAQIWTKDINATNDADDFFTNKKIATAIDGVDSFNTFWKETDTKKQLNSEIEFVTGHEIDKKLYGYSGFKQQTNQYSLKWSFDSLKSKQQKDLYGFYDVVNDRLVNAEIESNFAYSPYKKESTDDKKPVLVYVNQIAPIGAANETELPNTEADADSKDKNKMTKVKLLSFEQTMYKDKLDVLAYIFFLNDSELFDKAINSFAKMGYKIKINKTSDALREIAKDMPFVELI
- the hinT gene encoding histidine triad protein HinT — protein: MDNIFLDIIEGKLDAKFLYKDEKCVAFYDKFPVNEGHFLVVPRIKSKNITETDDLTAAHLINVARKLGKQEVLDKGISGFKIVINTGASAEQSIFHTHVHVIPYK
- a CDS encoding thymidine kinase codes for the protein MNRGNIKGWLEVITGPMFSGKTEELLKRVNTLKWAEVNTLVIKPSFDSRFSDSELVSRTGAKLKSQNVKNSKEILEIWSPEYRAVAIDEMNFFDENLPEVIEYLLSRDVNVLVSGLDLDFLRKPFGITPHIIAIADEVSKLKAVCVVCKRPAGFSFRKISNQDLNVLGDSEYEARCRQCHIKGEKEKAKNNK